One window of Akkermansia biwaensis genomic DNA carries:
- the dnaE gene encoding DNA polymerase III subunit alpha, translated as MADTFVHLHNHTEYSLLDGAVHIKDLIAECSRMGMPAVAVTDHGNLFGAIELVMETNSLNKSAEAWNKEHPEGPWKQPVKPIFGCEVYLSPTPIGVKKQLPGRRKYTHLLLLAENETGWQNLVKMVSRSHLEGFYYKPRVDMETLREFHEGLICCTACLAGPLNEWLLNDQPEKAEEALLALKDVFGENNIFVELQDHGMEEQKKCLPELVRIARKTGTPILATNDVHFLKREDHDMHDALICIGTNEKLASPKRMRYSTEVYLKSPEEMREVFKDYPDALENTLKIAERCNVTIKLDSTSTEKYPEFGTPDGSTREEYLRKVCYKGLEERYGKERVAADKELCARLDYELGIINQLKFASYFLITADFINWAKDHDIPVGPGRGSAAGSLVAYAMKITNIDPLRFGLIFERFLNPERVSPPDIDIDFCQTRRPEVIDYVRQKYGERAVSHIITYGTMGAKSVLRDVARVMDMSYADGDRISKLIETGPKVTLQSSYKSNEELRDLIASDEAYTELWGYATRLEGLIRNVGVHAAGVVIGDRPLDEHVALTRDDLSDPHAAVVAQCDMSAIYEVGLLKMDFLGLKTLTVMHDAEEYARWRVPEFRLDDVPLDDRETLDLLNRGDTMGVFQLESGGMVDTCRRYGIQKIEDIIDLLALYRPGAMQFMDEMIEVKKGIRKVEYEHPLLEQVSGETYGVMIYQEQVQAAAKLLAGYTLGGADLLRRAMGKKDPAKMAKEKAHFVEGCWKTNQIDEKTATAIFDKIEKFAGYGFNKSHSACYGHISYWTAYLKAHFPVEFLCGLMSNEVNNDKIGVFIQEANRMGIEILPPNVNKSMLKFTPEETPSGKLAVRYGLAAIKNVGEGAMQILLEERNRNGEFTSMEDICNRLDSKSVNKKILESLIRAGALDWTLEPRSVMFERVDLALSGASQVHKDKALGQGSLFDMTFEAPRVKDEPPVPEWPKEQRMTDEKDLLGAYFCGHPLDSMRGVIDAEKYTRIGLIDSLESHELKQKHQIAGMVRSVIPKISKAGRKFAILTLEDFTGSVEVLLWSDVYEKALEMEGGLEPGVFVAVRANIREDDRTSSKSVAAQGIDPLGGKKRRTKSGDQGPLNIIVSPLRHTRENLEHIRNILKKYPGRGKVNLTIKDSLGHSRILELDEQFRVNRCAALETELSMYN; from the coding sequence ATGGCGGACACCTTCGTACACCTCCACAACCACACGGAATACTCCCTTCTGGACGGCGCCGTCCACATCAAGGACCTCATTGCGGAATGCTCCCGCATGGGAATGCCCGCCGTCGCCGTCACGGATCACGGCAACCTCTTTGGAGCCATTGAGCTGGTCATGGAGACCAACAGCCTCAACAAATCCGCGGAAGCCTGGAACAAGGAACACCCGGAAGGCCCATGGAAACAGCCCGTGAAGCCTATCTTCGGCTGTGAAGTGTACCTCTCCCCCACGCCCATCGGCGTGAAAAAGCAGCTTCCCGGCCGGCGCAAATACACACACCTTCTTCTTCTGGCGGAAAATGAAACGGGCTGGCAGAACCTGGTCAAGATGGTCTCCCGCTCCCATCTGGAAGGCTTCTACTACAAGCCGCGCGTGGACATGGAAACCCTGCGGGAATTCCATGAGGGCCTCATCTGCTGCACGGCGTGCCTTGCCGGGCCCCTCAATGAATGGCTGCTCAACGACCAGCCGGAAAAGGCGGAAGAAGCCCTGCTGGCCCTGAAAGATGTCTTCGGGGAGAACAACATCTTTGTGGAATTGCAGGACCACGGCATGGAGGAACAGAAAAAGTGCCTTCCGGAACTGGTGCGCATCGCCCGCAAAACCGGAACGCCCATCCTGGCCACCAATGACGTTCATTTCCTGAAAAGGGAGGACCATGACATGCACGATGCGCTCATCTGCATAGGCACCAACGAAAAACTGGCCTCCCCCAAGCGCATGCGCTACTCCACGGAAGTTTACCTCAAATCCCCGGAGGAAATGAGGGAAGTATTCAAGGACTATCCGGACGCGCTGGAAAACACGCTGAAAATCGCGGAGCGCTGCAATGTCACGATCAAGCTGGACTCCACCAGCACGGAAAAATACCCCGAATTCGGCACGCCGGACGGCTCCACACGCGAGGAATACCTGCGCAAGGTGTGCTACAAGGGACTGGAAGAACGGTACGGCAAGGAGCGCGTGGCCGCGGACAAGGAACTGTGCGCCCGCCTGGACTATGAACTGGGTATCATCAACCAGTTGAAGTTCGCTTCCTACTTCCTGATTACGGCGGACTTCATCAACTGGGCGAAGGACCACGATATTCCCGTGGGGCCCGGCCGCGGTTCCGCCGCCGGCTCTCTGGTGGCGTACGCCATGAAAATCACGAACATCGACCCGTTGCGCTTCGGCCTCATCTTTGAACGCTTCTTGAATCCGGAGCGCGTGAGCCCGCCGGATATCGACATTGACTTCTGCCAGACGCGCCGTCCGGAGGTGATTGACTACGTACGGCAGAAATACGGGGAGCGCGCCGTGTCCCATATCATCACGTACGGCACCATGGGCGCCAAATCCGTTCTCAGGGACGTGGCGCGCGTGATGGACATGTCTTATGCCGACGGCGACCGCATCTCCAAGCTGATTGAAACGGGGCCCAAGGTGACGCTGCAATCCAGCTATAAAAGCAATGAGGAACTGCGCGACCTTATTGCGTCCGATGAAGCGTACACGGAACTCTGGGGGTACGCGACCCGCCTGGAGGGCCTGATACGCAACGTGGGCGTGCACGCCGCAGGCGTCGTTATCGGTGACCGTCCCCTGGACGAACACGTGGCCCTGACCCGTGACGACCTTTCCGATCCCCACGCCGCCGTCGTCGCCCAGTGCGACATGAGCGCCATTTATGAAGTGGGGCTGTTGAAAATGGACTTTCTGGGGCTGAAAACCCTCACCGTCATGCACGACGCGGAGGAATACGCCCGCTGGCGCGTTCCGGAATTCAGACTGGACGACGTGCCCCTGGACGACCGTGAAACACTGGACCTGCTCAACAGGGGGGACACGATGGGTGTGTTCCAGTTGGAATCCGGCGGCATGGTGGATACCTGCCGGAGGTATGGCATCCAGAAAATTGAAGACATCATTGACTTGCTGGCCCTGTACCGTCCGGGAGCCATGCAGTTCATGGATGAAATGATCGAGGTCAAGAAGGGCATCCGGAAGGTGGAATATGAACACCCCCTGCTGGAGCAGGTCAGCGGAGAAACTTACGGCGTGATGATCTACCAGGAACAGGTGCAGGCCGCGGCCAAGCTGCTGGCGGGCTACACGCTCGGCGGCGCCGACCTTCTGCGGCGCGCCATGGGTAAGAAAGACCCCGCGAAAATGGCCAAGGAAAAGGCCCACTTTGTGGAAGGATGCTGGAAAACCAACCAGATTGACGAAAAAACGGCCACGGCCATCTTTGACAAAATTGAAAAATTCGCCGGGTACGGGTTCAACAAATCCCACTCCGCCTGCTACGGCCACATCTCCTACTGGACGGCCTATCTCAAGGCCCACTTCCCCGTGGAATTCCTCTGCGGCCTGATGTCCAATGAAGTGAATAACGACAAAATCGGCGTGTTCATCCAGGAGGCCAACCGCATGGGCATTGAAATCCTGCCGCCCAACGTGAACAAATCCATGCTCAAATTCACTCCTGAAGAAACGCCTTCCGGCAAGCTGGCCGTGCGCTACGGCCTGGCCGCCATCAAGAACGTGGGTGAAGGCGCCATGCAGATTCTTCTGGAAGAGCGGAACAGGAACGGGGAATTCACCAGCATGGAGGACATCTGTAACAGGCTGGACTCCAAATCCGTCAACAAGAAAATTCTGGAATCCCTGATTCGCGCTGGTGCGCTGGACTGGACGCTGGAACCGCGTTCCGTCATGTTCGAGCGCGTGGACCTGGCCCTCAGCGGCGCCTCCCAGGTGCACAAGGACAAGGCGCTGGGGCAGGGCTCCCTATTTGACATGACCTTTGAGGCCCCCAGGGTAAAAGATGAGCCTCCCGTTCCGGAATGGCCCAAGGAACAGCGCATGACTGATGAAAAAGACTTGCTGGGCGCCTACTTCTGCGGGCACCCCTTGGATTCCATGCGCGGTGTCATTGATGCGGAAAAATACACGCGCATCGGCCTCATAGACTCCCTGGAATCCCACGAACTCAAGCAGAAGCACCAGATTGCCGGCATGGTGCGCTCTGTCATTCCCAAAATCAGCAAGGCGGGAAGGAAATTCGCCATCCTGACCCTGGAAGACTTTACCGGAAGCGTGGAAGTGCTTCTGTGGTCGGACGTCTATGAAAAAGCCCTGGAAATGGAAGGCGGCCTGGAACCCGGCGTCTTCGTGGCCGTGCGCGCCAACATCCGGGAGGACGACCGCACCTCCTCCAAGAGCGTGGCCGCCCAGGGCATTGACCCGCTGGGCGGGAAAAAGCGCAGAACCAAATCCGGAGACCAGGGGCCGCTGAACATCATTGTCAGTCCCCTGCGCCACACCAGGGAAAACTTGGAACATATCCGGAACATCCTGAAAAAATATCCTGGCCGCGGCAAGGTCAACCTCACCATCAAGGACAGCCTGGGGCACAGCCGGATTCTGGAGCTGGACGAGCAATTCCGCGTCAACCGCTGTGCCGCGCTGGAAACGGAACTCTCCATGTACAACTGA
- the thiE gene encoding thiamine phosphate synthase, with the protein MNRMERLTACRLYGIVDLGYIPEDQLIPVSKKLLAGGLGILQLRAKNHAPEHIERMGRQLAPLCREYGCLFIINDYPEVARSIGADGVHLGQEDGKLEAARSLLGPDALIGRSTHSPEQALGGFREGADYIGFGPLFPTGTKPGRQAIGLEHIAGVQAQLPEDFPVFCIGGINKATLPAVLDAGATRAVIVSWLLTHPDITGTVEAVRRRLGEA; encoded by the coding sequence ATGAACCGGATGGAACGCCTCACCGCCTGCCGCCTGTACGGCATTGTGGATTTGGGATACATACCTGAAGATCAACTGATACCTGTCTCAAAAAAACTGCTGGCGGGAGGGCTGGGCATTCTTCAGCTCAGGGCGAAGAACCACGCCCCGGAGCATATAGAGCGCATGGGCCGCCAACTTGCCCCCCTGTGCCGGGAATACGGCTGTCTTTTCATCATCAACGACTACCCGGAAGTCGCCCGGAGCATCGGCGCAGACGGGGTGCATCTGGGGCAGGAAGACGGGAAGCTGGAGGCCGCGCGGAGCCTGCTGGGGCCGGACGCCCTCATAGGCCGCTCCACCCACAGCCCGGAACAGGCGCTGGGCGGCTTCCGGGAGGGGGCGGACTACATAGGATTCGGCCCCCTGTTTCCCACAGGCACCAAGCCGGGAAGGCAGGCGATCGGCCTGGAGCACATTGCGGGCGTGCAGGCGCAGCTTCCGGAGGATTTCCCCGTCTTCTGCATCGGCGGCATCAATAAGGCCACCCTTCCCGCCGTTCTGGATGCCGGGGCGACAAGGGCCGTGATCGTTTCCTGGCTGCTCACGCATCCCGACATCACGGGAACCGTTGAGGCGGTAAGGAGGCGGCTCGGAGAGGCCTAG
- a CDS encoding hemolysin family protein: MMTVLIILLLIVLNGLFVAAEFALLGAPRAALEQMAASGNMVARHITQVLKTPRLQDRYIATAQLGITFASLGLGMYGEHTMAVWIQEWLGRYGWASWLVAHGAASVLSVGLLTYLHIVLGEMVPKALALQYATKLCLIITMPMYVIQLCLYPLVVGMNTLGNFFLGLLGVDRNESKSHYHSAEELQYIIEESHENGALPEESGRIMDCLFDLDDLYVHQVMTPRVRIDAIPEGADHEQIREIVRRTRRTRYPVYRGDLDHVVGMVHARDLFRIMLRGESLGTQYIHSIPKVPKTVKFDNVVEIMRRDNVRLAIILDEHGGTSGLLTLTDVFSEVMGWDRGRIRVLTDLPPDAVGFSCDVSGLARIGELGEALDMDLQNEEIDTVGGLVLNLLQAPAREGDIVGYLGLEFKVTRTDNGGVERCVVTRITPLMREEALEGEE; encoded by the coding sequence ATGATGACGGTTCTCATTATTCTGCTGCTGATCGTTCTCAACGGGCTGTTTGTGGCTGCGGAATTCGCTCTGCTCGGCGCTCCCCGCGCGGCCCTGGAGCAGATGGCGGCCTCCGGAAACATGGTGGCGCGCCACATCACCCAGGTGCTGAAAACTCCCAGGCTCCAGGACCGCTACATTGCCACGGCCCAGCTCGGCATCACGTTTGCCAGCCTGGGGCTGGGCATGTACGGGGAGCATACCATGGCCGTATGGATTCAGGAATGGCTGGGCCGGTACGGGTGGGCTTCCTGGCTGGTGGCGCACGGTGCGGCCAGCGTCCTGTCCGTGGGCTTGCTGACGTATCTCCACATCGTTCTGGGGGAAATGGTGCCCAAGGCCCTGGCTCTTCAATACGCCACGAAGCTCTGCCTCATCATCACCATGCCCATGTACGTCATCCAGCTCTGCCTGTATCCTCTCGTGGTGGGCATGAACACGCTGGGCAACTTCTTCCTGGGACTTTTGGGGGTGGACAGGAATGAATCCAAATCTCACTACCATTCCGCGGAGGAACTCCAGTACATCATTGAGGAAAGTCATGAAAACGGCGCTCTGCCGGAAGAATCGGGCCGCATCATGGACTGCCTGTTTGACCTGGATGACTTGTATGTTCACCAGGTAATGACGCCGCGTGTCCGGATAGATGCCATTCCGGAAGGGGCGGACCATGAGCAAATCCGGGAAATCGTGCGCCGCACCCGCCGCACGCGCTACCCCGTTTACCGCGGGGACCTGGACCATGTGGTCGGGATGGTTCATGCCCGCGACCTGTTCCGGATCATGCTCCGGGGGGAATCTCTGGGGACCCAATACATTCATTCCATTCCGAAGGTCCCCAAAACCGTCAAATTTGACAATGTGGTGGAAATCATGCGGAGGGACAACGTGCGGCTGGCCATTATCCTGGACGAACACGGCGGCACTTCCGGCCTGCTCACCCTGACGGACGTATTTTCCGAGGTAATGGGCTGGGACCGCGGCCGCATCCGCGTTCTGACGGACCTGCCGCCGGACGCCGTGGGATTTTCCTGCGACGTGTCCGGCCTGGCCCGCATCGGCGAACTGGGGGAAGCCTTGGACATGGACTTGCAGAATGAGGAAATAGACACCGTGGGCGGTCTGGTCCTCAACCTGCTCCAGGCTCCGGCGCGGGAAGGCGATATTGTCGGCTACCTCGGTTTGGAATTCAAGGTGACCCGGACGGACAACGGAGGGGTGGAGCGGTGCGTCGTCACCCGGATTACCCCGCTGATGCGGGAAGAGGCGCTGGAAGGCGAGGAATAA
- a CDS encoding quinone-dependent dihydroorotate dehydrogenase, translating into MSPALYSAAKSLLFQLNPETAHNLTLFGLRMAERMRVLPLLMGGVPSDPVEILGMKFPNRVGLAAGMDKEADTVSAFGQVGFGFVEVGTLTPRPQPGNDKPRLFRLIPQRAIINRMGFNNHGIAAGVENIREATRFNGVLGVNIGKNKVTPNEDAAQDYLACLRAAWPVADYIAINFSSPNTPGLRDLQAAEPAARLLASLKSEQANMAAETGRQVPIFMKVAPDVTDEQITELSRVFLDEGLDGLIATNTTLSRTGAENSPRREEAGGLSGAPLTARSTEVIGAFASELKGRIPIIGVGGIMSGADAVAKIKAGASLVQLYTGFIYRGPNLIRECVEAMKAECPVNS; encoded by the coding sequence GTGTCCCCCGCATTATATTCTGCTGCCAAAAGTTTGTTGTTCCAGTTGAATCCGGAAACTGCCCACAACCTGACGCTGTTCGGGTTGCGCATGGCTGAAAGGATGCGCGTTCTCCCCCTCCTGATGGGTGGCGTACCTTCCGATCCGGTGGAAATCCTGGGCATGAAATTCCCCAACAGGGTGGGCCTTGCCGCCGGGATGGACAAGGAGGCGGATACGGTCAGCGCCTTCGGCCAGGTGGGATTCGGCTTTGTGGAGGTGGGAACGCTGACGCCGCGCCCCCAGCCCGGCAACGACAAGCCCCGCCTGTTCCGCCTCATTCCCCAGCGTGCCATCATCAATAGAATGGGCTTCAACAATCACGGCATTGCCGCCGGCGTGGAAAACATCCGGGAGGCCACCCGCTTCAACGGGGTGCTTGGTGTCAACATCGGCAAAAACAAGGTGACGCCGAACGAAGATGCCGCCCAGGACTACCTGGCCTGCCTGAGAGCGGCGTGGCCCGTGGCGGACTACATTGCCATTAACTTCTCCTCCCCCAATACGCCGGGTCTGCGCGACCTCCAGGCGGCTGAGCCCGCCGCGCGCCTGCTGGCTTCCCTGAAATCGGAACAGGCGAACATGGCGGCGGAAACCGGGCGGCAGGTTCCCATCTTCATGAAAGTGGCTCCGGACGTCACGGACGAACAAATCACGGAACTCAGCCGGGTCTTTCTGGATGAAGGGCTGGACGGCCTGATCGCCACGAACACTACGCTTTCCCGCACCGGCGCGGAAAACAGTCCGCGCAGGGAGGAAGCGGGCGGCCTCTCCGGTGCACCCCTCACGGCACGTTCCACGGAAGTAATCGGGGCCTTTGCCTCGGAATTGAAAGGCCGCATCCCGATCATCGGCGTAGGCGGCATCATGAGCGGGGCGGATGCCGTCGCCAAAATCAAGGCCGGCGCCAGTCTGGTCCAACTGTATACGGGCTTCATCTACCGGGGCCCCAACCTGATCCGGGAATGTGTGGAAGCCATGAAGGCGGAATGCCCCGTAAACTCCTGA
- a CDS encoding GNAT family N-acetyltransferase: MKKEPHVFPESARLKFRAWEEADWPFFAAMNASPLVMRFFPSVLTEEESRSMWDRMRAELDEKGYGLYAVELKSSGALIGLLGFHWVEFEAEFTPCVEIGWRLVPEAWGYGYATEGAVACLEYGFSRLGFDRVYSFAACVNHPSQAVMRRAGMKKTAEFNHPKVSASSPLHPHVLYMLEAPCK; encoded by the coding sequence GTGAAAAAGGAACCGCATGTATTTCCGGAATCGGCCCGTTTGAAATTCCGGGCGTGGGAGGAAGCGGACTGGCCCTTTTTTGCGGCCATGAACGCCAGCCCCCTGGTGATGCGCTTCTTCCCTTCCGTGTTGACGGAGGAGGAATCCCGCTCCATGTGGGACCGCATGCGGGCAGAGCTGGATGAAAAGGGCTATGGCCTGTATGCCGTGGAGCTTAAATCCTCCGGCGCCCTCATCGGCCTTCTGGGCTTCCATTGGGTGGAATTTGAGGCGGAATTCACCCCCTGCGTGGAAATAGGCTGGCGGCTGGTGCCGGAAGCCTGGGGGTATGGTTATGCCACGGAAGGAGCCGTGGCGTGCCTGGAATACGGATTTTCCCGCCTGGGATTTGACCGGGTGTACTCCTTCGCCGCCTGTGTGAACCATCCTTCACAAGCCGTGATGCGGCGCGCCGGAATGAAAAAAACGGCGGAATTCAACCATCCGAAAGTGTCTGCGTCCTCTCCTCTCCATCCGCACGTTTTATACATGCTGGAAGCTCCATGCAAATAA
- a CDS encoding tetratricopeptide repeat protein, producing the protein MSETEPSRVSSKKPSVKKWVVLIVVLGALVGLGTMMKAWMERRAGTGVQPAVFTGGSEHWDQNEVPVSMQCGACHEKEFRQWAGSDHAWAFRKLGDQWESEAFHNMKLSAHGSVLQFSTDGQGRTVHDGQANTSWRAEWATGRIPLVQYLVPAKDGGYHTLSAAWDVNRKEWFDIFGKEVRQPGDWGHWTGRGMNWNTQCAWCHMSLFHKNYDPVKDRYASTWKEPGVTCIQCHGPLLDKPEAGTGCMISTKNKLTPQQIHDNCASCHARRDEFDHDFAVGDRFDDHFQLVLPVQPGVFWPNGMQRDEDYCETGLRLSRMGKAGVTCLDCHDPHTGTLKLPQEDNTLCMRCHGTGEAVNGVKAPVIDISKHTPCPQSSMGARCVECHMPESLYMARDPRRDHSFNSPDPLLSVELGIPNACTMCHRDKSNEWAAEAVKKYYGPDPKMAKYRDRTRAVQHAYEGKEDVLPLLMECFRKEEVGAWRATLLDLMDSWAHEPAVQELAAGAVNDPDALTRAAAAKVMGRANNPSAGKLLNDPLKVVRLQAEWALRDSLPPDSPGMKELTAAALHQADQPSGAMKLAQIAISRKDARAAEQWFAKALKWDATSSVVHRDYAVFLASQGRSGEAVEQMREAVRLAPRDANLWYLLGLGQIENNDEPGALQSFDEALKIEPAFIRALFNRALLNEKVGRLEQAIQDLENCSSLDKENPDIPFTLAVMLYRNGHYRDAAAAAAETLRREPRHAQARQILESASRHGK; encoded by the coding sequence ATGTCTGAAACTGAACCTTCCCGCGTTTCCAGCAAAAAGCCATCCGTGAAAAAATGGGTGGTTCTTATTGTCGTGCTGGGGGCGCTCGTGGGACTGGGAACCATGATGAAGGCATGGATGGAAAGACGGGCGGGAACAGGCGTCCAGCCGGCCGTATTTACGGGCGGCAGCGAGCACTGGGACCAGAATGAAGTTCCCGTTTCCATGCAGTGCGGCGCCTGCCATGAAAAGGAATTCAGGCAGTGGGCCGGTTCCGACCACGCCTGGGCGTTCCGCAAGCTGGGGGACCAGTGGGAATCCGAGGCTTTCCACAACATGAAGCTGAGCGCCCACGGCAGCGTTCTCCAATTTTCCACGGACGGGCAGGGACGTACCGTTCACGACGGACAGGCCAATACCTCGTGGCGGGCGGAATGGGCCACGGGACGCATCCCTCTGGTGCAGTACCTAGTCCCCGCGAAGGATGGCGGCTACCATACCCTCAGCGCCGCATGGGACGTGAACCGCAAGGAATGGTTCGATATCTTCGGCAAGGAAGTCCGCCAGCCCGGCGACTGGGGCCACTGGACGGGCCGCGGCATGAACTGGAACACCCAGTGCGCCTGGTGCCACATGTCCCTGTTCCATAAAAACTATGATCCCGTCAAGGACCGCTACGCCTCCACCTGGAAGGAACCCGGCGTCACCTGCATCCAGTGTCACGGCCCCCTGCTGGACAAGCCGGAGGCGGGAACGGGATGCATGATCTCCACCAAGAACAAGCTGACGCCTCAGCAGATTCACGACAACTGCGCTTCCTGCCATGCCCGGCGCGATGAATTCGACCATGATTTTGCCGTGGGGGACCGCTTTGACGACCATTTCCAGCTGGTGCTTCCCGTTCAGCCCGGCGTATTCTGGCCCAACGGCATGCAGAGGGACGAGGACTACTGTGAAACGGGGCTGCGCCTGAGCCGCATGGGCAAGGCGGGCGTCACCTGCCTGGACTGCCATGATCCGCATACCGGCACGCTCAAGCTTCCCCAGGAGGACAACACGCTCTGCATGAGGTGCCACGGTACGGGAGAGGCTGTCAACGGAGTGAAAGCCCCCGTCATTGACATCTCCAAACATACTCCGTGCCCGCAGTCCAGCATGGGCGCGCGGTGCGTGGAGTGCCACATGCCGGAAAGCCTGTACATGGCGCGCGACCCGCGCCGCGACCATTCGTTCAATTCCCCGGATCCGCTGCTGAGCGTGGAACTGGGCATCCCGAACGCCTGCACCATGTGCCACCGGGACAAGAGCAATGAATGGGCCGCGGAAGCGGTGAAAAAATATTACGGGCCGGACCCCAAAATGGCGAAATACAGGGATCGTACCAGGGCCGTGCAGCATGCGTATGAAGGCAAGGAGGATGTTCTGCCCCTGTTGATGGAATGCTTCAGGAAGGAGGAAGTGGGGGCATGGCGCGCCACGCTGCTGGACCTGATGGACTCCTGGGCTCATGAACCCGCCGTGCAGGAACTGGCTGCCGGAGCGGTGAATGATCCGGATGCCCTGACCCGTGCCGCCGCCGCCAAGGTAATGGGCCGCGCGAACAATCCTTCCGCCGGAAAACTTCTCAATGACCCTCTCAAGGTCGTGCGCCTGCAGGCGGAATGGGCCCTGCGGGATTCCCTGCCGCCGGACAGCCCCGGCATGAAGGAACTGACGGCGGCCGCACTGCACCAGGCGGACCAGCCCTCCGGGGCCATGAAGCTGGCGCAGATCGCCATCAGCCGGAAAGACGCCAGAGCGGCGGAACAATGGTTTGCCAAGGCATTGAAGTGGGATGCCACCTCCTCTGTCGTGCACCGGGACTACGCCGTATTCCTGGCATCCCAGGGCCGCAGCGGGGAAGCCGTGGAACAGATGAGGGAGGCGGTGCGGCTGGCTCCCCGGGACGCCAACCTGTGGTACCTGCTGGGCCTGGGCCAGATTGAAAACAATGACGAGCCGGGGGCGCTCCAATCCTTTGACGAGGCGCTCAAAATAGAACCCGCCTTCATCCGCGCCCTGTTCAACCGCGCCCTCCTCAATGAAAAGGTGGGACGTCTGGAACAGGCGATTCAGGATCTGGAAAACTGTTCCTCCCTGGACAAGGAAAACCCGGATATTCCCTTCACCCTGGCGGTCATGCTGTACCGCAACGGCCATTACCGGGATGCCGCCGCCGCCGCCGCGGAAACCCTGCGCCGGGAGCCGAGGCACGCACAGGCCAGACAAATTCTGGAATCAGCTTCTCGACACGGAAAATAA
- a CDS encoding TlpA family protein disulfide reductase, whose amino-acid sequence MCLNFPSIRTLLAGAFLLGTSLGFAESQDSAADPSLRTWTNKTTGTTVEARPIALNMKTVKLVTTAKKPITMPLEKLSDEDRTWLEEHKDVIGKPLSEWSSTPSGPLAEEMKGQTYMLEDGKLKKKDGKLNAKYFILYFSASWCGPCCRNAPHSVESYNKVVKENPDVEVIMCNLDQNLEAAQKWAAANNMPWPVLLRKDLTEMAKKVAPRGIPTMVLMDKDGKALQSSQNMEQLVKAAGSSRPSR is encoded by the coding sequence ATGTGTTTGAATTTTCCTTCTATTCGGACTCTGTTGGCGGGAGCGTTCCTGCTGGGCACTTCCCTCGGCTTTGCGGAATCTCAGGACTCTGCGGCGGACCCCTCCCTCCGCACCTGGACGAACAAGACTACGGGCACCACGGTGGAAGCGCGTCCCATAGCCCTGAACATGAAAACCGTCAAACTGGTGACCACGGCCAAAAAGCCCATCACTATGCCGTTGGAAAAACTTTCTGATGAAGACCGCACATGGCTGGAGGAGCACAAGGACGTTATCGGCAAGCCCCTTTCCGAATGGTCTTCCACACCGTCCGGACCGCTGGCCGAGGAAATGAAGGGGCAGACCTACATGCTGGAGGACGGCAAGCTCAAGAAAAAGGACGGCAAGCTGAACGCCAAATATTTCATTCTCTATTTCAGTGCAAGCTGGTGCGGCCCGTGCTGCCGTAATGCCCCGCACAGCGTGGAATCCTACAACAAGGTGGTGAAGGAAAACCCGGATGTGGAAGTCATCATGTGCAATCTGGACCAGAATCTGGAAGCTGCCCAGAAATGGGCCGCGGCCAACAACATGCCCTGGCCTGTCCTGCTGCGGAAGGACCTGACGGAAATGGCTAAAAAGGTCGCTCCGCGCGGTATTCCTACGATGGTTTTGATGGACAAGGACGGAAAAGCACTCCAGTCCTCCCAGAATATGGAACAGTTGGTGAAGGCGGCCGGTTCCTCCCGACCATCACGCTAG
- a CDS encoding TetR/AcrR family transcriptional regulator — MPAVRKSQADRSAETSGKILRAAQKLFARSGFDGVTMRAIASEAGVNLASIVYYFENKEGLYLSVFRHYAEPLMEERMKLLKEADREPSLRAYARAFIEPAFRILLDESLGGPDHMRLLWRLPQEPECLVEKIYDEFYAPVIREMTERVRQICPWGDELSLSWHVHIMSSIFHATLGKYATRPDLHDKEPWMKDQDRILKMIVDTAVLLISRPALSPDKEGNA, encoded by the coding sequence ATGCCCGCAGTCCGTAAATCCCAGGCCGACCGTTCCGCGGAAACCAGCGGCAAAATTCTCCGCGCCGCACAAAAGCTTTTTGCCCGCAGCGGCTTTGACGGCGTGACCATGCGCGCCATCGCCTCGGAGGCCGGGGTGAACCTGGCTTCCATCGTTTATTACTTTGAAAACAAGGAAGGGCTTTATCTCTCCGTCTTCCGCCATTATGCGGAACCTCTGATGGAAGAACGCATGAAACTGCTGAAGGAGGCGGACAGGGAACCGTCCCTCAGGGCGTACGCCCGCGCATTCATTGAGCCTGCCTTCCGCATACTTCTGGACGAAAGCCTGGGCGGCCCGGACCATATGCGCCTGCTGTGGCGCCTGCCGCAGGAACCGGAATGCCTCGTTGAGAAAATCTATGACGAATTCTACGCCCCTGTCATCCGGGAAATGACGGAAAGGGTTCGCCAGATCTGTCCGTGGGGAGATGAACTTTCCCTGTCCTGGCATGTTCATATCATGAGCTCCATCTTTCATGCCACGCTGGGTAAATACGCCACGCGCCCCGACCTTCACGACAAGGAACCCTGGATGAAGGACCAGGACCGCATCCTGAAAATGATCGTGGACACGGCCGTGCTGCTCATTTCCCGTCCGGCTCTTTCTCCGGATAAAGAAGGGAACGCATAA